The nucleotide window TAAAACTTCTGATGGCAGAGTATTGTTTGTCATTCCCTGGTACGATAAGGTGATTGTTGGTACAACTGATACACCAATTAAGAAACCTAAGATTGAACCCAAAGCCTTAGAATTTGAAATAGATTTTATTTTAGATACTTTAAATCATTATCTGGATTGCGAGGTAGGTAGGGATGATATTTATTCCATATTCACAGGGCTGAGACCATTGGCAAAACCAGAAAAGGAGGAGAGTACTAAGGATGTTTCGAGAAGTCATAAAATAAATATAGATGGCAACCTTTTATCTATAGTTGGAGGTAAATGGACAACCTATAGAAAGATTGGTGAAGATGTAGTCGATTCAATTGCAAAGAATTTTTCCATAAAATGTGATTCTTCGATTACACTTAGCCTTTCTATTCACGGAAATGTCAAGGAATTAATTGAAGCTCCCAACCATCTAATTTTTTATGGGAGTGATTTGCCTGAATTTCTTAAGTTTCAAGAAAGTAATTCGAAATATTCGGAAATAATTCATCCGAAATTCAATTTTACAGTCGGTCAAATTGTTTGGAGTATTCGGTTTGAATTTGCACGAACAGTAGAAGACTTCTTGTCTCGAAGAATTAGAATGTTATTGTTAGACGCCAAATCAGCAATTGAAGCTGCCCCTAAGGTGGCGGAGGTTATGGCCGAGGAATTAGCATATTCAGATCAATGGAAAAAAGAACAAATACAACAGTTTACACAACTCACTAACTCATATTACTTACCTTAATTCGGTCATTATGAAGGAACAATATATACTAGCAATTGATCAGGGTACTACCTCTTCCAGAGCAATAATTTTTAATAACCAATCAAAGATAATTGGTTTAGGTCAAGTTGATTTTAAACAGTATTATCCTCACCCCGGATGGGTTGAGCATGATGCAGAGGAAATCTGGGAAAGCCAGTGGAAAGCTATTCAAATTGCAATAGAAAAAGCAGACATCACCCATTCTCAAATTGCCGCAATCGGAATAACCAACCAACGAGAAACAACCTTAATTTGGGATAAAATATCAGGTGAGCCTGTACATAAGGCCATTGTTTGGCAGGATAGAAGAACTTCCAATATGTGTGATAGACTGAAAAGCGAAGGGAATATCGAAACATTTAAAAGGAAAACAGGGCTGGTAATTGACGCTTACTTTTCTGGCACAAAAATAAAATGGTTTCTAGATAATGTAGATGGCCTTAAAGAAAAGGCCTTAAATGGGGAAGTGTGTTTCGGTACAATTGATTCTTGGTTAATTTGGAAATTAACTAAAGGCCAAAAATTTATTACCGATGTTACCAATGCGAGCAGGACCTTAATTTTTAATATTCATACACTCAATTGGGACGAGGAATTACTGGAAATATTGGAAATTCCTTCAGCTATTTTGCCTGAGGTGGTTGGTTGTAGTGAAGTAGTTGCCCATACTGCTGATGGCCTTTTTGACACCAGCATACCCATTTGTGGAATTGCTGGTGATCAGCAAGCTGCATTATTTGGTCAACTGTGTATTAAAAAGGGTATGGTTAAAAACACCTATGGAACGGGTTGTTTTCTATTGATGAATACAGGTGATAAACCAGTTTATTCAGAAAATAATTTGTTGACCACAGTGGCGTGGAAGATTAGCGGAAAGGTTAATTATGCCTTAGAGGGAAGTGTATTTATAGGAGGAGCTGCTGTACAGTGGTTGAGGGATGGACTTGGATTAATCAATAATGCAGATGAAATTGAGGAATTGGCAAAATCGGAAAAAGATAATGGAGACGTTTATTTTGTGCCAGCATTATCGGGATTAGGTGCTCCTTATTGGGACAGTTACGCCCGGGGAACTATAGTGGGGATTACAAGAGGTACAACTAAAGGGCATATAGCCAGGGCGACGTTAGAAAGTATAGCTTTCCAGGTTTATGATATAGTTAAATCTATGGAGGCAGATTCAAAAGCAAAAGGTAGTGAATTGCGAGTCGATGGTGGTGCAGCAGTCAATAATTTACTGTTGCAATTTCAGAGTGATATTTTTGGATTTGACGTAGTCCGACCAACCCAATTGGAAAGCACCGCATTGGGGGCAGCATATCTTGCAGGACTGGCAGTTGAGTTTTGGGATAACTTAGATGTGTTGCAAAGCCAATGGAAAAAAGATAAGGTATTTCATCCCGGAATGAAGGCTAGTGAAAGAGACGCATTCCTTCATAAATGGCATAGGGCTATAGGAAGAAGTAAAAATTGGATTGAGTGAAAAAATAACGTTAAAATAAAAAGGTGGGGAGCTCCCCACCTTTTCTAAAATTAATTTCAACTCTATTAATTAGCCCACCAAAGGTCGGTTCCTTGTTCATCTGGTCCTTGAGTAGAATTAGCAGCCTCTGTATTTACGCCGTTAGTGTTATAAGAGGAATTACCATAACGTAAACGTTGCGGATATTCGCCATTCAAATCACCAGCACTAAAGATATCATAATCAGATACACCATTTGCCAATTCTGAAGGATAGCCCGTATCCCTTACAACTGCCCATGCCTCAAAACCATCTGTATAATCTGCTATCCATCTTTGGATTGCAACTTTTTCTAGGTTTTCTTCGGTTGTGCCATTTAAAAGAGCCATATCTTCAGTTGCAATATATTGTGAGATAGCATCCTCTGTAACACCCCAAATCAACATAGCTTGTCTAATGCCTTCTTGGTAATACATTTGGGGATCCCCAGTTCCAGTGCCTTTGAGAATTGCCTCCGCTTTAAGGAAGTTACCTTCCGCTGCTGTCATTACAATTTCTGGGAAAATTGGTAATCCCTGGTTTTTTGGATTTGTTACAATTTCTGCTGGGAATGAAAACATTTCATTTTTAACATGGGTGTAGATATCGCCATTTAAGCGGCTAGGTTGCCCCACATAAAATTCTCCATCAGCAATAGTAACCTCAACGTTGTTTGCATTATTAACTCTTGTATACGGGACGTTTGCATCATCTAGTAGTCCAACTAAAAAGTTCACATGTTTATCAAACAAGGCCACTCCAGTACCTTCAGAAGGTTTGCTAAAAGTGATTACACCTCCAGCAATTGGTTGTGCATATTTAGATAATCTTGGATCGTTGTTGTCTCTAAGAATGTCTATAAGAGTTTGTCCTACCTTCCACTTAGAACCTAAACCTCCGAAATTATGCCATACATCACCATATGCAGAATTTGCCCATTGACTAATTTCCGTGTCTTTTTCCATTAAGGCATTGTCTTCGGATGTCGACAAAACATCAGCCTGCATGGCTTCACTCACTGCCGCTTCTGCAAAAGAAGCTCCTGATGCTCCCATTGCTCGAAGCCCCATTCTTAACTTAAGTGTATTGGCGAGTTTTTTCCACTTTTGTAGATCCCCGTTAAAGAA belongs to Aegicerativicinus sediminis and includes:
- the glpK gene encoding glycerol kinase GlpK, yielding MKEQYILAIDQGTTSSRAIIFNNQSKIIGLGQVDFKQYYPHPGWVEHDAEEIWESQWKAIQIAIEKADITHSQIAAIGITNQRETTLIWDKISGEPVHKAIVWQDRRTSNMCDRLKSEGNIETFKRKTGLVIDAYFSGTKIKWFLDNVDGLKEKALNGEVCFGTIDSWLIWKLTKGQKFITDVTNASRTLIFNIHTLNWDEELLEILEIPSAILPEVVGCSEVVAHTADGLFDTSIPICGIAGDQQAALFGQLCIKKGMVKNTYGTGCFLLMNTGDKPVYSENNLLTTVAWKISGKVNYALEGSVFIGGAAVQWLRDGLGLINNADEIEELAKSEKDNGDVYFVPALSGLGAPYWDSYARGTIVGITRGTTKGHIARATLESIAFQVYDIVKSMEADSKAKGSELRVDGGAAVNNLLLQFQSDIFGFDVVRPTQLESTALGAAYLAGLAVEFWDNLDVLQSQWKKDKVFHPGMKASERDAFLHKWHRAIGRSKNWIE
- a CDS encoding SusD/RagB family nutrient-binding outer membrane lipoprotein → MKRKFNVYVSILFISLLFAGCSDFDEINERPDAFPSSEVSAKFFLTGAQIELYAPNRYPYWRAQLIHADRFAGQFTFGFNGSWWNDGLGYSYNSGYTDAAFDWMAGYNSRLTSYMNFVQEGGALENEKYYAIGLIMKGLYYQMFTDTFGMLPYSEASDPDIVTPHFDDQATIYEGVINELDEAMAIIGSETSTGEGVEILTNNDLFFNGDLQKWKKLANTLKLRMGLRAMGASGASFAEAAVSEAMQADVLSTSEDNALMEKDTEISQWANSAYGDVWHNFGGLGSKWKVGQTLIDILRDNNDPRLSKYAQPIAGGVITFSKPSEGTGVALFDKHVNFLVGLLDDANVPYTRVNNANNVEVTIADGEFYVGQPSRLNGDIYTHVKNEMFSFPAEIVTNPKNQGLPIFPEIVMTAAEGNFLKAEAILKGTGTGDPQMYYQEGIRQAMLIWGVTEDAISQYIATEDMALLNGTTEENLEKVAIQRWIADYTDGFEAWAVVRDTGYPSELANGVSDYDIFSAGDLNGEYPQRLRYGNSSYNTNGVNTEAANSTQGPDEQGTDLWWAN